One window from the genome of Rickettsiella endosymbiont of Xylota segnis encodes:
- a CDS encoding glutathione S-transferase N-terminal domain-containing protein: MAQPAGKRSTMSLYANINDPYSHRVRIVLAEKGISAEIIEVSPTDLPEGLLQHNPYGTVPTIIDRDLVLYETNIITEYLDERFPHPPLLPVYPVARAKSRQMIYRIERDWYPLLQQIENALNNTKVTKPTESMHAAQKKLESSLTSLAPIFAGKSFFLSDEFTLIDCCMAPLLWRLHRLDIKLAPMPSAIKEYEERLFKRPSFKATLNEVEFGVKI, encoded by the coding sequence ATGGCACAACCTGCCGGTAAACGTTCAACTATGAGTTTATATGCAAATATCAATGATCCTTATAGCCATAGGGTACGTATTGTTTTGGCTGAAAAAGGAATTAGTGCAGAAATTATAGAAGTATCACCTACAGACTTACCTGAGGGTTTGTTACAACACAATCCCTATGGCACTGTACCTACTATTATTGATCGAGATCTCGTCCTTTATGAAACAAATATTATCACTGAATACTTGGATGAGCGCTTTCCACATCCTCCTTTGTTACCGGTTTATCCTGTAGCTCGCGCCAAGAGTCGACAAATGATCTATCGAATTGAACGAGATTGGTACCCTTTATTACAACAAATTGAAAACGCATTAAATAATACTAAAGTAACCAAACCTACAGAATCTATGCATGCCGCTCAAAAGAAATTAGAAAGTAGTTTAACTAGTCTGGCCCCTATATTTGCTGGTAAATCATTTTTCTTGAGCGATGAATTTACTTTAATAGATTGTTGCATGGCGCCGTTATTATGGCGTTTACACCGTTTAGATATTAAACTAGCGCCTATGCCAAGTGCTATCAAAGAATATGAAGAGCGCTTATTTAAACGCCCCTCATTTAAAGCTACTTTAA